From one Lycium barbarum isolate Lr01 chromosome 6, ASM1917538v2, whole genome shotgun sequence genomic stretch:
- the LOC132644739 gene encoding chaperone protein dnaJ 11, chloroplastic-like: protein MSITLSLYEMLGIPMSATTVEIKEAYRKMARTCHPDAVAFPKKETSATEFMKIHSAYVTLSDPNKRAYYDRQYFRQPRVSVASSKWETDQCW from the coding sequence ATGAGTATAACGCTGTCTTTGTATGAGATGTTAGGAATTCCTATGAGTGCAACTACAGTAGAGATCAAGGAAGCTTATAGGAAGATGGCAAGAACATGTCATCCAGATGCTGTGGCCTTTCCTAAAAAGGAAACATCAGCTACTGAGTTTATGAAGATTCATTCAGCTTATGTCACCTTGTCGGATCCCAACAAGAGGGCTTATTATGATCGTCAGTATTTCCGGCAGCCCAGAGTGTCAGTGGCATCATCAAAGTGGGAGACTGATCAATGCTGGTAG
- the LOC132599297 gene encoding translocase of chloroplast 120, chloroplastic-like, which yields MENGEEVLGEARTGERNGVVDEIVEVQPEDKAAVGLHVSKESEGDDVFEEAIEPETPGVDVEDGVLNCSLEDNGNSESRDDAENFEEAVEALHEIQHADDESNQKADNNSTQEPSVEKQNYQEIAATDETEVVEQNIIVEKGKDDIAEVADLGAAIETETSANQDERKDKSSEPAEFEEGVSNHVNLGETQSHDDAKETNSDLQDQEVHGKLDTQDVNEAKGDNNVLQNEVPYYKDALLHEEKNADVIETSAVQRAGHQDTDEVQNNVTVSSGSVLKDDKYTDVKDEEQKNISPNDASANGHLGESLNPSDELKGEAGPSPERTNGYNMNEEQIDVEKTMPSPEPVNGSNKDEEQIDGVKAVDCPEPVNGSNKDEEQLKDGVKAVCSPEPIKGSNKDEEQQIDEVKAVHSTVPVNGSNKDEEQQLDGEKAVCSPEPVNSSNRDEQQIDGPGDDAVSTLQGGTSPLKTEVTEKESTGPEPIAPEYMVEQKDILSGDATDHQGLKSNELPTVGPGNLYDRTNEQKNVSVSGTSASENHTETTADDEISKSSEALPSDNHEKVVMKESVKSVVVEDLKQSVPRVTQPEAKSATEYPSSSSASATRVSAPARPAGLGRAAPLLEPAPRVVQQPRVNGTASPAQNQIVEESTNGEADEYDETREKLQMIRVKFLRLAHRNGQTPHNVVVAQVLYRLGLAEQLRGRSGGRVGAFSFDRASAMAEQLEAAGQEPLDFSCTIMVLGKTGVGKSATINSIFDEVKFGTDAFQIGTKKVQDVVGTVQGIKVRVIDTPGLLPSWSDQRQNEKILHSVKRFIKKTPPDIVLYLDRLDMQSRDNGDMPLLRTITDIFGPSIWFNAIVVLTHAASAPPEGPNGTVTSYDMFVTQRSHVVQQAIRQAAGDMRLMNPVSLVENHSACRTNRAGQRVLPNGQVWRPHLLLLSFASKILAEANTLLKLQDSSPPGQPYAARTRSPPLPFLLSSLLQSRPQVKLPAEQFDDDDDALYDDLDESSESEDESEYDQLPPFKRLTKAQLAKLSKEQKKAYNDELEYREKLFMKKQLKEERKRRKMMKKMQAAAENLPPTDPSENADEETGGAASVPVPMPDLALPASFDSDNPTHRYRYLDSSNQWLVRPVLEPNGWDHDVGYEGINVERLFVVKDKIPISLSSQVSKDKKDTNLQMELASSVKHGNGKATSLGFDMQSVGKDLAYTLRSETRFCNYRKNKATAGLSVTLLGDVMTGGVKVEDKLTFNRRGSLVVSGGAMFGRGDVAYGGSLEATLRDKDYPLGRFLSTLGLSVMDWHGDLAIGCNSQTQIPIGRYTNLIGRVNINNKGSGQVSIRLNSSEQLQIALISLIPLVRKLISYSQPAQFG from the coding sequence ATGGAAAACGGCGAGGAAGTACTTGGCGAAGCCCGGACAGGGGAGAGGAATGGTGTGGTAGATGAGATTGTTGAAGTGCAGCCGGAGGATAAAGCAGCTGTGGGGTTACATGTATCCAAGGAATCGGAAGGGGATGATGTATTTGAGGAGGCAATAGAGCCAGAGACTCCtggtgttgatgttgaagatGGAGTTCTTAATTGTTCTCTTGAGGACAATGGGAACTCTGAGTCAAGGGATGATGCTGAGAACTTTGAGGAAGCAGTTGAAGCTTTGCATGAGATACAACATGCTGATGATGAGTCTAATCAGAAGGCAGATAATAACTCGACTCAGGAGCCGTCAGTTGAGAAGCAAAATTATCAGGAAATCGCAGCAACGGATGAAACAGAAGTGGTTGAGCAGAATATCATAGTAGAGAAGGGTAAAGATGACATTGCTGAGGTTGCAGATCTGGGTGCTGCTATAGAAACTGAAACTTCAGCAAATCAGGATGAAAGGAAAGATAAGTCAAGTGAACCAGCTGAATTTGAGGAGGGAGTTTCCAATCATGTGAACTTGGGAGAAACTCAAAGTCATGATGATGCGAAAGAAACAAATTCTGATCTACAGGATCAAGAGGTTCATGGAAAATTGGACACTCAGGATGTTAATGAGGCGAAAGGGGATAATAATGTTCTGCAGAACGAGGTTCCTTATTACAAAGATGCTTTGCTGCATGAGGAAAAGAATGCTGATGTGATTGAAACATCTGCTGTTCAGCGAGCTGGGCATCAGGACACCGATGAAGTCCAAAACAATGTCACAGTTAGTTCTGGCTCTGTGCTGAAAGATGATAAATATACTGATGTTAAGGATGAAGAGCAGAAAAATATTTCCCCTAATGATGCTTCCGCAAATGGTCACCTCGGAGAAAGCTTGAACCCAAGTGATGAACTCAAAGGAGAAGCAGGGCCTAGTCCAGAACGAACGAATGGTTATAATATGAATGAAGAGCAGATAGATGTAGAAAAAACAATGCCTAGTCCAGAACCAGTTAATGGTAGTAATAAGGATGAGGAGCAGATAGATGGAGTAAAAGCAGTGGATTGTCCAGAACCAGTTAACGGAAGTAATAAGGAtgaagagcagctgaaagatggAGTAAAAGCAGTGTGTAGTCCAGAACCAATTAAAGGAAGTAATAAGGATGAAGAGCAGCAGATAGATGAAGTAAAAGCAGTGCATAGTACAGTACCAGTTAACGGTAGTAATAAGGATGAAGAGCAACAGTTAGATGGAGAAAAAGCAGTGTGTAGTCCAGAACCAGTTAACAGTAGTAATAGGGATGAACAGCAGATAGATGGTCCAGGCGACGACGCTGTTTCTACTCTACAAGGAGGAACCTCCCCCTTAAAGACAGAAGTGACAGAAAAAGAATCAACTGGTCCAGAACCAATAGCCCCGGAGTACATGGTGGAACAGAAAGACATTCTGAGCGGTGATGCTACTGATCATCAAGGACTGAAATCAAACGAGTTGCCTACTGTGGGACCAGGAAATTTGTATGACAGGACCAATGAGCAGAAAAATGTTTCTGTTTCTGGCACTTCAGCTTCTGAGAACCATACTGAAACTACTGCAGATGATGAAATATCTAAATCTTCAGAAGCGTTACCGTCTGACAATcatgagaaagttgtaatgaaggAATCGGTGAAATCAGTTGTCGTAGAGGACCTAAAACAAAGTGTGCCTAGGGTTACACAGCCAGAAGCCAAATCTGCAACGGAATACCCGTCATCTTCTAGTGCATCTGCAACTCGGGTGTCGGCACCTGCTCGACCTGCCGGCCTCGGTCGTGCTGCCCCGCTGTTGGAACCTGCTCCCCGAGTGGTTCAGCAGCCTCGTGTAAATGGAACAGCATCTCCTGCACAAAACCAGATTGTTGAAGAATCCACAAATGGAGAGGCTGATGAATATGATGAGACACGTGAGAAGCTCCAGATGATAAGAGTCAAGTTTCTGCGTCTAGCTCACAGGAATGGGCAGACTCCACATAATGTGGTTGTTGCCCAAGTCTTGTATAGATTGGGATTGGCTGAACAGCTGCGGGGAAGAAGTGGAGGTCGTGTTGGTGCTTTTAGTTTTGATCGTGCAAGTGCTATGGCTGAGCAACTTGAGGCAGCTGGACAAGAACCCCTGGACTTCTCTTGCACAATAATGGTTCTTGGAAAAACAGGTGTCGGTAAAAGTGCAACCATAAATTCGATATTTGACGAAGTTAAGTTTGGCACTGATGCTTTCCAGATAGGGACAAAAAAGGTTCAGGATGTTGTTGGGACTGTGCAGGGAATCAAGGTTCGGGTAATTGACACTCCTGGGCTCCTGCCTTCCTGGTCAGACCAGCGCCAGAATGAGAAGATCCTTCATTCTGTCAAACGATTTATTAAGAAGACGCCCCCAGATATTGTTCTGTATCTTGACAGGTTGGATATGCAGAGCAGAGATAATGGTGATATGCCATTATTGAGGACAATTACTGATATTTTTGGACCATCAATATGGTTTAATGCCATAGTAGTTCTGACGCATGCTGCATCAGCTCCACCTGAAGGCCCTAATGGTACTGTAACAAGCTATGACATGTTTGTAACTCAGCGGTCTCATGTTGTCCAGCAAGCAATACGTCAGGCTGCTGGAGATATGCGCCTTATGAATCCTGTTTCGCTAGTTGAAAATCATTCAGCATGCAGGACTAACAGGGCTGGACAGAGGGTGTTGCCTAATGGACAGGTTTGGAGGCCTCACTTGTTACTTCTATCATTTGCATCAAAAATTTTGGCTGAAGCAAACACGTTGCTTAAATTACAAGATAGTAGCCCACCAGGACAGCCTTATGCCGCTAGAACAAGATCCCCTCCTTTACCTTTCCTGCTGTCATCCCTTCTACAGTCAAGGCCACAGGTTAAACTACCAGCAGAGCaatttgatgatgatgatgatgctttATATGATGATCTGGATGAGTCTTCAGAGTCGGAAGATGAATCAGAATATGATCAACTGCCACCTTTCAAACGCTTGACCAAAGCTCAGCTGGCAAAGTTGTCCAAAGAGCAAAAGAAGGCATATAATGATGAGTTAGAATACAGGGAAAAGCTTTTTATGAAAAAGCAGTTGAAGGAGGAGAGGAAGAGGCGGAAGATGATGAAGAAAATGCAAGCTGCAGCTGAAAATTTACCACCAACTGATCCCAGCGAGAATGCAGATGAGGAGACTGGTGGTGCAGCATCAGTGCCAGTACCCATGCCAGACTTGGCATTACCTGCTTCATTTGATTCTGATAATCCAACTCATAGATATCGATATCTCGATTCTTCAAATCAGTGGCTTGTGAGGCCTGTCCTAGAACCTAATGGTTGGGACCATGATGTTGGTTATGAGGGCATCAATGTAGAAAGATTATTTGTTGTCAAAGATAAGATCCCTATATCTTTGTCCAGTCAGGTTTCAAAGGATAAAAAGGACACCAATCTTCAAATGGAACTTGCAAGTTCAGTGAAGCATGGGAATGGAAAAGCAACTTCTTTAGGTTTTGATATGCAGTCAGTTGGTAAAGACCTAGCTTATACTCTTCGCAGTGAGACCAGATTCTGCAATTATAGGAAGAATAAGGCGACAGCTGGTCTTTCAGTAACTCTCTTAGGTGATGTTATGACAGGTGGGGTGAAAGTCGAGGACAAATTGACTTTTAATCGACGGGGATCGTTGGTCGTGTCTGGGggagccatgtttggccgtggtGATGTTGCTTATGGTGGTAGTTTGGAAGCGACGCTGCGAGACAAAGATTATCCTCTTGGTCGTTTCCTCTCAACCTTGGGGCTCTCGGTTATGGACTGGCATGGAGATCTTGCTATCGGATGCAACTCACAAACCCAGATACCCATTGGACGATACACAAACTTGATTGGCCGTGTCAACATTAACAATAAGGGATCTGGACAAGTCAGTATTCGTTTGAACAGCTCAGAACAGCTTCAGATCGCTTTGATAAGCTTAATTCCACTTGTCAGAAAGCTGATTAGCTACTCTCAACCAGCTCAATTTGGATGA
- the LOC132599299 gene encoding uncharacterized protein LOC132599299, translated as MHSPKEDCGYGLDKHQKVGPVPLRKQNFYLLSRREFRLGQLNCKGTMYSQPVLGPVQARTFVNETGPKFCFTVITALIVRKINVGCKISAEEEFDEGPSNCEKYDLEFKYLGGFGAPTKNSSG; from the exons ATGCACAGCCCAAAAGAGGACTGCGGGTATGGGCTGGATAAGCATCAAAAAGTAGGCCCTGTCCCTCTAAGGAAACAGAACTTTTATCTGTTAAGTCGTAGAGAGTTCAGACTGGGGCAATTGAATTGCAAGGGCACAATGTACTCACAACCAGTACTTGGACCAGTACAGGCTCGAACTTTTGTGAATGAGACTGGACCCAAGTTTTGCTTCACCGTGATCACTGCCTTAATAG TCAGAAAAATCAATGTGGGGTGCAAAATATCTGCTGAGGAAGAATTTGATGAAGGACCAAGCAATTGTGAGAAATATGATTTAGAGTTCAAATATTTGGGAG GTTTTGGAGCACCTACGAAGAACAGTTCTGGTTAG
- the LOC132599298 gene encoding uncharacterized protein LOC132599298: MGSCFSKQLQRRKAIRTQKKLLCDLKEKDSTDFPGCDYCVDDRKNWMSTLNPDKLHVNKIIWPGTHDSATNKIGIPFISRPFARTQSLSIYKQLAMGARVLDIRVQKDGRVCHGILTSYNVDVVINDVKKFLSETQSEIIILEIRTEFGHDDPPEFDKYLEDKLGEFLIHQDDSVFNKTVAELLPKRVICVWKPRKSPQPKHGSSLWSAKYLKDNWVDTDLPETKFESNMKHLSEQQPVTSRKYFYRVENTVTPQADNPVVCVKPVTNRIRPYARLFIKESICRGYGDRLQIYSTDFIDEDFVDACIGLTNARIEGKL, from the exons ATGGGTTCTTGTTTTTCTAAACAGCTTCAACGAAGAAAAGCAATCCGTACTCAGAAGAAACTTCTTTGTGATCTCAAGGAAAAAGATAGCACCGATTTCCCTGGTTGTGATTATTGCGTAGATGACAGGaaaaattggatgtcaacactCAACCCGGATAAACTCCACGTGAATAAGATAATTTGGCCTGGTACACATGATTCAGCGACTAACAAGATAGGGATCCCATTTATTTCTCGCCCTTTCGCCCGAACCCAATCTCTCTCTATTTACAAACAGCTG GCGATGGGCGCCCGTGTTCTTGATATCAGAGTTCAAAAGGATGGCCGTGTCTGTCATGGCATCCTAACTTCTTACAACGTTGATGTTGTCATCAACGATGTCAAGAAATTCTTGTCGGAGACTCAATCGGAGATCATCATTCTCGAGATCCGAACAGAGTTCGGACACGATGACCCACCGGAATTCGACAAGTACTTGGAGGATAAGTTGGGGGAATTTCTTATCCACCAAGATGACTCTGTTTTCAACAAGACAGTGGCAGAGTTATTGCCAAAGAGAGTAATATGCGTGTGGAAACCAAGAAAATCTCCTCAGCCAAAACATGGTAGTTCATTGTGGagtgctaagtatttgaaggacaATTGGGTTGACACTGATTTGCCTGAAACAAAATTTGAGAGCAATATGAAACATTTGAGTGAGCAGCAACCGGTGACATCCCGGAAATATTTTTACAGGGTGGAGAATACGGTGACGCCTCAGGCGGATAATCCGGTGGTGTGTGTGAAACCGGTGACGAATCGGATTCGTCCATATGCAAGGTTGTTTATAAAGGAGAGTATTTGTCGAGGTTATGGTGATCGGTTACAAATATATTCAACTGATTTCATTGATGAAGATTTTGTGGATGCTTGTATTGGGCTAACAAATGCAAGGATTGAAGGCAAGCTATGA